The Corynebacterium vitaeruminis DSM 20294 genome window below encodes:
- a CDS encoding D-alanyl-D-alanine carboxypeptidase family protein produces MATILARGTIFLMNYLSRRAAALTCAVLMSVAPAAIADPAPRSEAPNTDSCPNATQPPQAEDTSEALQPGQVAPTPPPVVANEFGSCGVTAAAGFVEPENTASAWMVFDLDSGDVIATKDPHGRYRPASIIKVLLALVALQELDLSRTYVATAEDQNQEGSAVGIREGLTYTNEQLMLGLLLNSGNDAAHAIATQLGGDAATLEKVRAKARELGAVDTYVASYNGLDAPGMMTSARDLAVFYKAAWQNPTFARMVATEKVTFPDKDPGTTFEVWNDNGLFMNDENGIGGKTGYTDDAHHTFVGAKTVGTRRLAAVVLDTTIDKGRAWEQAQKLIDASSVATGSIGNLGQAQTTTVAPTPLPQPSAPSSRSHSGLYFAVAGLLAVCAVVMAYFSGRRKE; encoded by the coding sequence ATGGCCACCATCCTAGCGAGGGGCACCATCTTCCTTATGAACTACCTTTCCCGGCGGGCGGCAGCGCTCACCTGCGCCGTCCTCATGTCCGTCGCCCCGGCCGCGATCGCCGACCCCGCGCCGCGCAGCGAGGCCCCGAACACGGATAGCTGCCCGAACGCGACGCAGCCGCCGCAGGCCGAGGACACCTCCGAGGCGCTGCAGCCGGGGCAGGTAGCGCCCACTCCCCCGCCGGTCGTGGCCAACGAGTTCGGGTCGTGCGGCGTCACGGCGGCCGCGGGCTTCGTCGAGCCGGAGAACACCGCGAGCGCGTGGATGGTGTTCGACCTCGACTCGGGCGACGTCATCGCCACGAAGGACCCGCACGGCCGCTACCGGCCGGCGAGCATCATCAAGGTCCTGCTCGCGCTCGTCGCGCTGCAAGAGCTCGACCTCTCGCGCACCTACGTCGCCACCGCAGAGGATCAGAACCAGGAGGGATCGGCGGTCGGTATCCGCGAGGGGCTGACCTACACCAACGAGCAGCTCATGCTGGGGCTCTTGCTTAACTCCGGCAACGACGCCGCGCACGCGATCGCCACGCAGCTCGGCGGGGACGCGGCAACGCTGGAGAAGGTGCGTGCGAAGGCGCGCGAGCTTGGCGCGGTGGACACGTACGTCGCCAGCTACAACGGGCTCGACGCGCCGGGCATGATGACCTCCGCCCGCGACCTCGCCGTCTTCTACAAGGCTGCGTGGCAGAACCCGACGTTCGCGCGCATGGTCGCGACCGAGAAGGTCACCTTCCCCGACAAGGATCCGGGCACGACGTTCGAGGTGTGGAACGACAACGGCCTGTTCATGAACGACGAGAACGGCATCGGCGGCAAGACGGGCTACACCGACGACGCGCACCACACCTTCGTCGGCGCGAAGACGGTCGGCACGCGCCGCCTCGCCGCGGTGGTGTTGGACACCACCATCGACAAGGGCCGCGCGTGGGAACAGGCGCAGAAGCTTATCGACGCTTCGTCGGTGGCCACAGGCAGCATCGGCAACCTCGGGCAGGCGCAGACGACGACCGTCGCGCCGACACCTCTTCCCCAGCCAAGCGCGCCGTCGTCACGGTCGCACTCGGGTCTGTACTTCGCGGTCGCGGGTCTGCTGGCGGTGTGCGCCGTCGTGATGGCGTACTTCTCAGGACGCCGAAAGGAATAG
- a CDS encoding MFS transporter, whose product MPELVTGFKRRPLPRQTEISETRRIVTMIALALGGFGIGVTEFVSMGLLSQIADDFHVTEDTAGHVITSYALGVVIGAPLIAALTGHIPRRRLLLVLMLAFALGNGLSVFAGSYNLLLAARFLAGIPHGAYFSVSGLAVASMAPEGQRGRAMAFVGMGLPLATVIGVPAAQALGHALGWHAAYVVVAAIGVVTLVALWFLMPHMSKMQPTSPLTELGALARGQVWLSLAIGAVGFGGMFAVYTYISWTMTQRAGLSADLMWLVLMAYGVGMVFGNWVGGRLSDWNLEYGILSALVAIVVTLVSFYFTSQWAVPALINFGLIGASGSTLIPSLQIRLMDVAGRAQTLAAALNHSALNIANASGAAFGGAVIAAGFGYSAPALAGAALGCASIAVWAFAFALRRKALTAK is encoded by the coding sequence GTGCCTGAACTAGTGACTGGATTCAAACGACGCCCCCTACCCCGCCAGACGGAGATCTCCGAGACCCGCCGCATCGTGACGATGATCGCCCTCGCGCTCGGCGGTTTCGGCATCGGCGTGACCGAATTCGTCTCCATGGGCCTGCTCAGCCAGATCGCGGACGACTTTCACGTCACCGAGGACACCGCGGGGCACGTCATCACCTCCTATGCGTTGGGCGTGGTCATCGGCGCCCCGCTCATCGCGGCGCTGACCGGGCACATCCCGCGTCGTCGGCTGCTGCTCGTGCTCATGCTCGCCTTCGCCCTCGGTAATGGGTTGAGCGTCTTCGCCGGCTCCTACAACCTGCTGCTCGCCGCGCGCTTCCTGGCTGGCATCCCGCACGGCGCGTACTTCTCGGTCTCGGGCCTCGCGGTCGCGTCGATGGCGCCCGAGGGGCAGCGCGGCCGGGCGATGGCGTTCGTCGGCATGGGGCTTCCCCTGGCGACGGTCATCGGCGTGCCCGCGGCCCAGGCGCTCGGCCACGCGCTGGGCTGGCACGCGGCGTACGTCGTCGTGGCGGCGATCGGCGTCGTCACGCTCGTCGCGCTGTGGTTCCTCATGCCGCACATGTCGAAGATGCAGCCCACCTCCCCGCTGACGGAGCTCGGCGCGCTCGCCCGCGGCCAGGTGTGGCTCTCGCTCGCTATCGGCGCGGTCGGCTTCGGCGGCATGTTCGCGGTCTACACGTACATCTCGTGGACGATGACGCAGCGCGCGGGGCTGAGCGCCGACCTCATGTGGCTCGTACTGATGGCGTACGGCGTTGGCATGGTGTTCGGCAACTGGGTCGGCGGCAGGCTGTCTGACTGGAACCTCGAGTACGGGATCCTTTCGGCGCTCGTCGCGATCGTCGTCACGCTCGTGTCGTTCTACTTCACGTCGCAGTGGGCGGTCCCGGCGCTCATCAACTTCGGGCTCATCGGCGCGTCGGGGTCGACGCTCATCCCGTCGCTACAGATCCGCCTCATGGACGTCGCCGGTCGCGCGCAGACGCTCGCCGCCGCGCTCAACCACTCGGCGCTCAACATCGCCAACGCGTCCGGCGCGGCGTTCGGCGGCGCCGTCATCGCGGCGGGCTTCGGTTACTCCGCGCCGGCGCTGGCGGGTGCGGCGCTCGGGTGCGCGTCGATCGCGGTGTGGGCTTTCGCCTTTGCTTTACGACGAAAAGCCCTCACGGCGAAGTGA
- the yhjD gene encoding inner membrane protein YhjD, producing MATSTTPRPEHMDEYGIERANPDDPGMVGKLRQQHAWLDHVMRMKERYGERGGDQYAAGITYFSVLSMFPLLMLVFAAVATVLASRPDLITQIQDKITSSVSGSMADTLNTIIDTAISQRGAIAGIGGVTALWSGLGWMNNLRYGVSKMWMYPVTGGNFLIVKLKDLLALIGLLVVLILAIAVTAIGSSGLTWRLIELVHLDQVPGISYMAFAVSLLVGLLANFVMFFWMLTSLPRGKVPVKSGAQAALIGAVAFEVFKQLGSMFFSNALKNPAGATFGPIIGVMVLFYFVWRIMLYCSAWAATTPESLAVAPSPAPAPAVIRVREEVRPEATRSFVGAGVAAGALAAGLWSVLRRK from the coding sequence GTGGCAACCAGCACGACCCCCCGCCCGGAGCACATGGACGAATACGGCATCGAGCGTGCCAACCCCGACGACCCGGGGATGGTGGGCAAGCTCCGCCAGCAGCACGCGTGGCTCGATCACGTCATGCGAATGAAGGAGCGCTACGGCGAGCGCGGCGGCGACCAGTACGCCGCGGGCATCACCTACTTCTCGGTGCTGTCGATGTTCCCGTTGCTCATGCTCGTGTTCGCGGCCGTCGCGACGGTGCTCGCCTCGCGCCCCGACCTCATCACCCAGATCCAGGACAAGATCACCAGCTCCGTGTCGGGGTCGATGGCGGACACGCTCAACACGATCATCGACACGGCGATCTCCCAGCGCGGCGCGATCGCCGGCATCGGTGGAGTGACCGCCCTGTGGTCCGGGCTCGGTTGGATGAACAACCTGCGCTACGGCGTGTCCAAGATGTGGATGTACCCGGTCACGGGCGGGAACTTCCTCATCGTGAAGCTCAAGGACCTGCTCGCGCTCATCGGCCTGCTCGTCGTGCTCATCCTCGCCATCGCCGTCACCGCGATCGGCAGCTCGGGGCTGACGTGGCGGCTCATCGAGCTCGTCCACCTCGACCAGGTGCCGGGGATTTCCTACATGGCCTTCGCCGTGTCGCTCCTGGTCGGCCTGCTGGCGAACTTCGTCATGTTCTTCTGGATGCTCACCTCGCTGCCGCGCGGCAAGGTCCCGGTCAAGTCCGGCGCGCAGGCCGCGCTCATCGGCGCGGTCGCGTTCGAGGTGTTCAAGCAGCTCGGCTCGATGTTCTTCTCCAACGCGCTGAAGAACCCGGCCGGCGCGACCTTCGGCCCCATCATCGGCGTGATGGTCCTGTTCTACTTCGTCTGGCGCATCATGCTCTACTGCTCCGCGTGGGCGGCGACCACGCCCGAGTCTCTTGCCGTGGCGCCCAGCCCCGCGCCGGCGCCCGCCGTCATCCGGGTCCGCGAGGAGGTGCGCCCCGAGGCGACGCGTTCCTTCGTCGGCGCTGGCGTCGCGGCCGGCGCGCTCGCCGCGGGGTTGTGGTCGGTTCTTCGCCGCAAATAG
- a CDS encoding exodeoxyribonuclease III, translating into MQITTVNVNGIRAAVKQRSEANTGFLPWLEASGSDVVLLQEVRASEKDSLTALAPAIDAGWHYVGAPAAAKGRAGVGILSRTPLTDVTIGIDGFEESGRYIAGTFDDGGQAVTVASLYLPSGSAGTDKQDEKYRFLDSFEGYLADQGALDQQMVIGGDWNICHREQDLKNFKTNRNKSGFLPDEREFMDSVFGAFPDEAPQAKPGGAWAGAVDYESDRRRAAATDPVWFDAARRLAPDEDIYTWWTYRGQAFDNNAGWRIDYQAVTAPLLARAERSWVDKATGHDMRWSDHAPMTVVYS; encoded by the coding sequence ATGCAAATCACAACTGTCAACGTCAATGGCATCCGTGCGGCGGTCAAGCAACGCAGCGAGGCAAACACCGGCTTCCTGCCGTGGCTTGAGGCCTCGGGCTCGGACGTCGTGCTGCTGCAGGAGGTCCGCGCGAGCGAGAAGGACTCGCTCACCGCCCTGGCCCCAGCGATCGATGCGGGCTGGCACTACGTCGGCGCACCCGCGGCGGCGAAGGGCCGCGCGGGCGTGGGCATCCTGTCGCGCACGCCGCTTACCGACGTCACGATCGGCATCGACGGCTTCGAGGAGTCCGGCCGCTACATCGCCGGCACCTTCGACGACGGCGGCCAGGCCGTCACCGTCGCGTCGCTGTACCTGCCGTCGGGCTCGGCGGGCACCGACAAGCAGGACGAGAAGTACCGCTTCCTCGACTCCTTCGAGGGCTACCTCGCGGACCAAGGCGCGCTCGACCAGCAGATGGTCATCGGCGGCGACTGGAACATCTGCCACCGCGAGCAGGACCTGAAGAACTTCAAGACCAACCGCAACAAGTCCGGCTTCCTGCCCGACGAGCGCGAGTTCATGGACTCCGTCTTCGGCGCCTTCCCCGATGAGGCGCCCCAGGCAAAGCCCGGCGGCGCGTGGGCGGGCGCGGTCGACTACGAAAGCGATCGCCGTCGCGCCGCCGCGACCGACCCCGTCTGGTTCGACGCCGCGCGTCGGCTCGCCCCCGACGAGGACATCTACACGTGGTGGACCTACCGCGGCCAGGCCTTCGACAACAACGCCGGGTGGCGCATCGACTACCAGGCCGTCACCGCGCCGCTGCTCGCCCGCGCCGAGCGCTCGTGGGTGGACAAGGCAACGGGCCACGACATGCGCTGGAGCGACCACGCGCCGATGACTGTTGTCTACTCCTAG
- a CDS encoding NADP-dependent isocitrate dehydrogenase, with the protein MAKIIWTRTDEAPLLATYSLKPVVEAFASTAGIEVETRDISLAGRILSQFPDYLSDEQKVDDALAELGQLAKTPEANIIKLPNISASVPQLKAAIAELQAQGFALPEYPDAPSTDEEKDVRARYDSVKGSAVNPVLREGNSDRRAPIAVKNFAKKNPHRMGAWSADSKTNVATMTAGDFRHNEKSVIMPAADTLTFKLVKADGSEEILKDGLKVLEGEVIDGTYMSAKALDAFLAEQVKRAADEGVLFSAHLKATMMKVSDPIMFGHVVRAFFDETFAKYGEELLAAGLNGENGLGAILAGLGSLANGEEIKASFEKELADGPAVAMVNSDKGITNLHVPSDVIVDASMPAMIRTSGHMWNAAGEEQDTLAVLPDSSYAGIYQVVIDDCKANGAFDPATMGTVPNVGLMAQKAEEYGSHDKTFKIPADGTVQVVNSAGEVLIEHNVEAGDIWRACQTKDAPIQDWVKLAVNRARLSGMKAIFWLDPERGHDRNIKSLVEKYLADHDTTGLDIEIMSPVEATKVSIERIRRGEDTISVTGNVLRDYNTDLFPILELGTSAKMLSIVPLMAGGGLFETGAGGSAPKHVQQVQAENHLRWDSLGEFLALAESLRHIANTEDAPSAAVLADALDAATERLLDENLSPSRKVGEIDNRGSHFFLTKFWAEELAKQTTDAALAEVFAPVAAALEEKSDEIAAGLISNQGAPADLGGYYAPNEEKVTAIMRPVAAFNEIIDELKK; encoded by the coding sequence ATGGCAAAGATTATTTGGACCCGCACCGACGAGGCCCCGCTTCTCGCGACCTATTCCCTGAAGCCGGTCGTCGAGGCGTTCGCTTCCACCGCCGGTATCGAGGTCGAGACCCGCGACATCTCTCTGGCAGGCCGCATCCTGTCCCAGTTCCCGGATTACCTATCCGACGAGCAGAAGGTCGACGACGCTCTCGCCGAGCTGGGCCAGCTGGCCAAGACGCCGGAGGCTAACATCATCAAGCTGCCGAACATCTCGGCCTCCGTGCCGCAGCTGAAGGCCGCCATCGCCGAGCTCCAGGCCCAGGGCTTCGCGCTGCCGGAGTACCCGGACGCACCGTCCACCGACGAGGAGAAGGACGTTCGCGCCCGCTACGACTCCGTCAAGGGCTCCGCAGTGAACCCGGTCCTGCGCGAGGGCAACTCCGACCGCCGCGCCCCGATCGCCGTGAAGAACTTCGCTAAGAAGAACCCGCACCGCATGGGCGCCTGGTCCGCCGACTCCAAGACGAACGTCGCCACCATGACCGCCGGCGACTTCCGCCACAACGAGAAGTCCGTCATCATGCCGGCCGCCGACACCCTGACCTTCAAGCTGGTCAAGGCCGACGGCTCCGAGGAGATCCTCAAAGACGGCCTGAAGGTCCTCGAGGGCGAGGTCATCGACGGCACCTACATGTCCGCCAAGGCCCTCGACGCCTTCCTCGCGGAGCAGGTCAAGCGCGCGGCCGACGAGGGCGTGCTCTTCTCCGCCCACCTCAAGGCCACCATGATGAAGGTCTCCGACCCGATCATGTTTGGCCACGTGGTGCGCGCCTTCTTCGACGAGACCTTTGCCAAGTACGGCGAGGAGCTGCTGGCCGCAGGCCTCAACGGCGAGAACGGCCTCGGCGCCATCCTCGCGGGCCTCGGCTCGCTTGCCAACGGCGAGGAGATCAAGGCTTCCTTCGAGAAGGAGCTCGCTGACGGCCCGGCCGTCGCCATGGTCAACTCCGACAAGGGCATCACCAACCTGCACGTGCCTTCCGACGTCATCGTCGACGCCTCCATGCCGGCCATGATCCGCACCTCCGGCCACATGTGGAACGCCGCTGGCGAGGAGCAGGACACCCTCGCGGTGCTTCCGGACTCCTCCTACGCCGGCATCTACCAGGTCGTCATCGACGACTGCAAGGCCAACGGCGCCTTCGACCCGGCCACCATGGGCACCGTCCCGAACGTCGGCCTCATGGCGCAGAAGGCCGAGGAGTACGGCTCCCACGACAAGACCTTCAAGATCCCGGCCGATGGCACCGTTCAGGTCGTGAACTCCGCAGGCGAGGTGCTCATCGAGCACAACGTCGAGGCTGGCGACATCTGGCGCGCCTGCCAGACCAAGGATGCCCCGATCCAGGACTGGGTCAAGTTGGCCGTCAACCGCGCGCGTCTCTCCGGCATGAAGGCCATCTTCTGGCTCGACCCGGAGCGCGGCCACGACCGCAACATCAAGTCGCTCGTCGAGAAGTACCTCGCCGACCACGACACCACCGGCCTGGACATCGAGATCATGAGCCCGGTCGAGGCCACCAAGGTCTCCATCGAGCGCATCCGCCGCGGCGAGGACACCATCTCCGTGACCGGCAACGTGCTGCGCGACTACAACACCGACCTGTTCCCGATCCTTGAGCTGGGCACCTCCGCGAAGATGCTCTCCATCGTCCCGCTCATGGCGGGCGGCGGCCTGTTCGAGACCGGTGCTGGCGGATCCGCCCCGAAGCACGTCCAGCAGGTTCAGGCAGAAAACCACCTGCGTTGGGACTCCCTCGGTGAGTTCCTCGCGCTGGCCGAGTCCCTGCGCCACATCGCCAACACCGAGGACGCCCCGTCCGCAGCCGTGCTGGCCGACGCCCTCGACGCCGCCACCGAGCGCCTGCTCGACGAGAACCTCTCCCCGTCCCGCAAGGTCGGCGAGATCGACAACCGCGGCTCGCACTTCTTCCTGACCAAGTTCTGGGCCGAGGAGCTTGCGAAGCAGACCACCGACGCCGCTCTCGCAGAGGTCTTCGCGCCGGTCGCCGCAGCTCTCGAGGAGAAGTCCGACGAGATCGCCGCTGGCCTCATCTCCAACCAGGGTGCGCCCGCCGACCTCGGCGGCTACTACGCCCCGAACGAGGAGAAGGTCACCGCGATCATGCGTCCGGTCGCAGCCTTCAACGAGATCATTGACGAGCTGAAGAAGTAA
- the trpS gene encoding tryptophan--tRNA ligase encodes MTEAPAKKQRVLSGIQPTADSYHLGNFLGALKQWIDLQDNYEAFYFIPDLHAITVDQDPKELRARTIGGAAQLLALGIDPERSTLFVQSHVPEHAELSWVLTCLTGFGEASRMTQFKDKSAKRGADRTSAGLFTYPMLMAADILLYRPQLVPVGEDQRQHLELTRTLAERFNNRYKKTFVVPEGFIPEGAAKIYDLQDPTSKMSKSGENPKGIINLLDDPKVSAKRIKSAVTDNDGEIRYDKENKPGVSNLLVIQSALTGKSIDSLVDGYAGQGYGALKTDTADALEAFVTPLKEKYDMYMSDRAELESVLARGAERAREIASRTLADVYDRVGFLPAKR; translated from the coding sequence ATGACTGAAGCACCTGCCAAGAAGCAACGCGTACTATCCGGAATTCAACCGACCGCCGACTCCTACCACCTCGGCAACTTCCTGGGCGCGCTCAAGCAGTGGATCGACCTTCAGGACAACTACGAGGCGTTCTATTTCATCCCCGACCTCCACGCCATCACCGTCGACCAGGACCCGAAGGAGCTGCGCGCGCGCACGATCGGCGGCGCCGCCCAGCTGCTCGCTCTCGGCATCGACCCGGAGCGCTCGACGCTGTTCGTGCAGTCGCACGTCCCGGAGCACGCGGAGCTCAGCTGGGTGCTGACCTGCCTTACCGGCTTCGGCGAGGCCAGCCGCATGACGCAGTTCAAGGACAAGTCGGCCAAGCGCGGCGCGGACCGCACCTCGGCGGGCCTGTTCACCTACCCGATGCTCATGGCCGCCGACATCCTGCTCTACCGCCCACAGCTCGTGCCGGTCGGCGAGGACCAGCGCCAGCACCTGGAGCTCACGCGCACGCTCGCCGAGCGCTTCAACAACCGCTACAAGAAGACCTTCGTCGTGCCCGAGGGCTTCATCCCCGAGGGCGCGGCCAAGATCTACGACCTCCAGGACCCGACCTCCAAGATGAGCAAGTCGGGCGAGAACCCGAAGGGCATCATCAACCTGCTCGACGACCCGAAGGTCTCCGCTAAGCGCATCAAGTCCGCCGTCACCGACAACGACGGCGAGATCCGCTACGACAAGGAGAACAAGCCCGGCGTGTCCAACCTGCTGGTCATCCAGTCGGCGCTGACCGGCAAGAGCATTGACTCGCTTGTCGACGGCTACGCCGGGCAAGGCTACGGCGCGCTCAAGACCGACACCGCCGACGCCCTCGAGGCCTTCGTCACGCCGCTCAAGGAGAAGTACGACATGTACATGTCCGACCGCGCGGAGCTCGAAAGCGTCCTAGCGCGCGGCGCGGAGCGCGCCCGCGAGATCGCCTCGCGCACGCTCGCGGACGTCTACGACCGCGTCGGCTTCCTCCCGGCCAAGCGCTAG